From the Panulirus ornatus isolate Po-2019 chromosome 58, ASM3632096v1, whole genome shotgun sequence genome, one window contains:
- the LOC139766652 gene encoding cytochrome P450 3A29-like has protein sequence MLEVLLWVLARVTTHSWMLLAVALLLCAALWVQERSRQHSVFSRLGIPHVPPHIIYGSSHILRAPGNLATEIVGQWMQRYGKVFGFYVGWQPNMVVADLDLVKMILVREFPNFSNRPTLVIDAQPVVDSLVGLRDQRWKDVRSVLAPTFSLIKMKFMASIMNRKANELLSIVSRKVELGEPIEWHTTFQGMTLDIICECALALETHCQRDQNGDDFFLAVRQFLKTAVNPAILMALYFKMFAKFLSFVSNKLAYSGRMTQMIVNHLKTVIAIRRKDMGTKYLDVLQLMLEAAESRHDDSKEAKVELPSVNDKSDSPRGNWLKKSLTDEEIIANAWVFLLGGFETTANSITYTSYLLGTHPEVQERVYEELCEVLQDSPEELTYEQVHRLKYLDQVFCEALRLYPPAVNFVSREASQDIQLGETFIPKNMSIQIPLWHIHRDPDQWPDAEVFDPDRFSPEARATSTRHPMAYLPFGAGPRNCPGIRFGQLEAKLAVARVIRRFRLVAYEDTPIPLTFEIPTVTLNPSKGVFMKAVPRDKRE, from the exons ATGTTGGAGGTGTTACTGTGGGTGTTAGCGAGGGTGACTACCCACAGCTGGATGCTGTTGGCCGTTGCTCTCCTGCTGTGTGCTGCCCTGTGGGTACAAGAACGGTCGCGTCAGCACTCTGTCTTCTCTCGTCTGGGCATCCCTCACGTCCCGCCACACATCATCTACGGCAGCAGCCATATCCTGCGGGCACCAGGAAACCTTGCGACAGAAATCGTGGGTCAGTGGATGCAACGGTACGGCAAAGTATTCGGTTTCTACGTCGGCTGGCAACCTAATATGGTCGTGGCTGATTTAGACCTGGTCAAGATGATACTAGTCAGAGAATTTCCAAATTTTTCCAATCGACCCACCCTGGTGATCGACGCTCAGCCAGTCGTCGATAGTCTTGTCGGACTCCGGGACCAGCGATGGAAAGATGTTAGATCAGTTCTTGCTCCTACGTTCTCTTTGATAAAGATGAAATTCATGGCCAGCATCATGAACAGGAAGGCTAATGAACTGTTGTCTATCGTCTCGAGAAAAGTGGAACTTGGAGAGCCGATAGAGTGGCACACGACCTTCCAGGGAATGACGCTGGATATCATATGTGAGTGCGCACTAGCCTTAGAGACGCACTGCCAACGTGATCAGAATGGAGATGATTTCTTCCTAGCAGTTCGCCAGTTTCTGAAGACCGCCGTCAATCCAGCCATCCTGATGGCCCTGTACTTTAAGATGTTCGCCAAATTCTTGAGCTTCGTGAGCAACAAATTGGCTTACTCGGGTAGGATGACCCAGATGATCGTCAACCATCTAAAGACCGTCATCGCCATTCGTCGAAAAGACATGGGAACCAAGTACCTGGACGTGTTGCAACTGATGCTGGAGGCTGCTGAGTCACGCCATGACGATTCTAAGGAGGCAAAGGTCGAACTTCCCTCCGTCAATGATAAGTCAGATTCGCCCAGAGGGAATTGGCTCAAAAAATCTCTGACAGACGAGGAAATCATCGCAAACGCGTGGGTCTTCCTGCTCGGTGGATTTGAGACCACGGCCAACTCCATCACCTACACAAGCTACTTGCTTGGGACGCATCCGGAGGTACAGGAAAGAGTCTACGAGGAGCTTTGCGAAGTTTTACAG GACAGCCCAGAGGAACTGACCTACGAGCAGGTTCATCGCCTGAAGTACCTTGACCAGGTGTTCTGTGAAGCCCTCAGGCTTTATCCGCCCGCCGTCAACTTCGTCAGTAGAGAGGCGTCCCAGGACATCCAA CTTGGTGAGACGTTCATCCCGAAGAACATGAGCATCCAGATCCCTCTGTGGCACATCCACCGCGATCCTGACCAGTGGCCTGATGCTGAGGTCTTTGACCCCGACAG GTTCTCGCCGGAGGCCAGGGCCACCTCCACCCGGCACCCGATGGCGTATCTCCCCTTCGGCGCCGGCCCGAGGAACTGCCCAGGCATCAGGTTCGGTCAGCTCGAGGCCAAACTCGCCGTCGCCAGAGTCATCAGGAGATTCAG